In a single window of the Anaerocolumna cellulosilytica genome:
- the rfbC gene encoding dTDP-4-dehydrorhamnose 3,5-epimerase gives MGQFKFTKGSIEGLYVIEPICIGDNRGYFMETYNYDDFKKAGLDMVFVQDNQSLSKKGVLRGLHFQKKHPQGKLVRVIKGEVFDVAVDIRPGSKTYGRWQGEILTEDNRKQFYVPKGFAHGFLVLSEEAEFAYKCTDFYYPEDQDGIQWNDPALAIEWSLKDGMEPILADKDKISQGFADLKRQQSMY, from the coding sequence ATGGGTCAGTTTAAATTTACAAAAGGCAGTATCGAAGGTTTATATGTTATAGAACCTATCTGTATAGGTGATAATCGTGGGTATTTTATGGAAACCTATAATTATGATGATTTTAAAAAAGCAGGTCTTGATATGGTCTTTGTACAGGATAATCAATCCTTGTCCAAAAAGGGAGTATTGAGAGGACTGCATTTTCAAAAAAAACATCCTCAAGGAAAATTAGTCCGTGTAATAAAAGGAGAAGTATTTGACGTAGCGGTGGACATTCGTCCAGGTTCAAAAACCTATGGGAGGTGGCAGGGTGAAATTTTGACAGAAGATAATAGAAAACAGTTCTATGTTCCTAAGGGTTTTGCTCATGGTTTTTTAGTCTTATCAGAGGAAGCGGAATTTGCCTATAAGTGTACGGATTTTTACTATCCGGAAGACCAGGATGGGATTCAATGGAATGACCCTGCGTTAGCAATCGAATGGTCTCTTAAAGATGGGATGGAACCTATTCTTGCAGATAAGG